A window of Gammaproteobacteria bacterium genomic DNA:
TTCTGGTGTTCATGCGCCCACTGTGGTTCCCAGATCAGATCCGGACTGTAGGCATAGCCATGTGGCCAGCGGTTGACCGTGATCGCACGGATGTCGCGTTCGGCCTGGAATCCGGTACTGGCAAGCGCCTGGTTGAGCTGGGTATAAACATTTTGCTCAAAAGTATCAAATGATGTTGTGAGAATTCGACGGCGTCCTTCACGCCATTGCTCGGGTCCTGATTTTTCAGGCACCCAGGGCACGTGACACATGTGCAGCACCATAGGCTCGTCGGGGGTTTGCGAGCGTTTATAGTCACCGACGCTAACCGGGTAAGCGAGTTCGACCTGTTTGTAAAACCCGTCGGTGTAATACACAAAATCGGTACCCAGTTTTGCAAACGCCTGCCAGTTTGGCACCAGCACTTTGGTGTAGACCAATGGCACTTTGACGTTATAAGCCAGCCCTTTTTTCTGGACAGCCGGCATGTCCGGACACAGATACGGAATGGCACTGTTATAACACGCCATGATGCAATGTTTGGCACTCACTTTGTGTGCTGTGTTATTTCTGACGTAAGTGATGTGAACCTGAGTAGTGTCCACATTCTTCACATGCACTGCGGTGCTGTTCAAGCGAATATTGACTGGTTGCTGGCTACGATCGAGTTTGGCGTACTGCACCCGTGTGGTCACCACATCTTCCATGCTATCACCAGGTACCGCCGCAGGATTTAGTGAGCGCACCAGGAGTCGCGCGACCGAGGCGTTGCCATCCGGAAAATGGAAAATGTACGGCTCATCACCACGTTTACCGGTACGTGGCAAGGTGTGTTCAACCCCGGGCATGCCGCCGTCGTAATCCTGGATGGAAGTTGTGGGAATCTCGTCAATCCCGACACACCAGAAACTCATTCCCCAGCGTTTGTAGATTGCGATCACTTGCTCATCGACTTTGGCGTAGTCGCGCAAAAACGTTTCATAACTGGTGTTCTTGAGAAT
This region includes:
- a CDS encoding NAD(P)/FAD-dependent oxidoreductase, which translates into the protein MSKKTKGITRRDFLNGTQIAIGASLLSPWLLACGSDVPNFTLPPEYYPPAKTGLRGSHDGSWETMHARVSGQTWEAAQVEAQYDLVVVGAGISGLSAAWFYRQKHPQAKILILDNHDDFGGHAKRNEFEHNGENRIGYGGTEAIDTPSAYSPQAKQLLKDIGIELQKFYQNFDQELYPSMQLSKSILFGAESFGENKLVRGYGSRDWQEFAADTPMSDKARRDFVRVQTERVDYLPGKSFEQKYQILKNTSYETFLRDYAKVDEQVIAIYKRWGMSFWCVGIDEIPTTSIQDYDGGMPGVEHTLPRTGKRGDEPYIFHFPDGNASVARLLVRSLNPAAVPGDSMEDVVTTRVQYAKLDRSQQPVNIRLNSTAVHVKNVDTTQVHITYVRNNTAHKVSAKHCIMACYNSAIPYLCPDMPAVQKKGLAYNVKVPLVYTKVLVPNWQAFAKLGTDFVYYTDGFYKQVELAYPVSVGDYKRSQTPDEPMVLHMCHVPWVPEKSGPEQWREGRRRILTTSFDTFEQNVYTQLNQALASTGFQAERDIRAITVNRWPHGYAYSPDLIWEPQWAHEHQ